The Catenulispora sp. MAP5-51 genome segment GTCGCCGACGTGCAGCGTCAGGTGGTCCGCGAACGTGGTGTGCGGGACCGGCCGGTTGCGGTCCGGCGTCTGGCGCAGCAGCGCGGCGACATCGCGGTGCGCGTAGCGGCGCGCGCCGTCGAACAGGCCCATCGCACCGATGTGGTCGGCGTGGTGGTGGCTGTAGACCGCGTGCGTGACCGGCTTCTTGGTGACGCCGGATATCGCGCGCAGGAGGTTGTGGCCGATGGTCGGCGGCGCGTCCACGACGACGACACCGTCCGCGGTGACGAGGAAGACCGACTGGTAGAGGCCGTCGGTGACGCAGAACGTGCGGTGGGCGATCTCCTGGACCAGGTAGCCGGACGCGGGGATGGCCGGCCCTTTCGCCCCGGGAGGCACCGGGGCGGTCGTCGGGGTGGCCGATGCGGTCGGGACGGCTGGCGCGTTCGGCGCGTCCGCCGCCGTGGCGGCGGACGGCTGGAGCAGCGTCAGCGCTGGAGCCGCGGCGGCGATGCCCGCGGTGGCGACCAGGCTGCGGCGGGATATCGGAGACATATCAGTGTCCTTTGATGAGGATGGCGTGCCGTCGGCTCAGACGCGGTGGGTGTGGGCGGTGACGGTGACGGACAGGTGCCGCGCGGCCATGCCGCGCATCGCGGTGACGCCAAGCGCG includes the following:
- a CDS encoding MBL fold metallo-hydrolase is translated as MSPISRRSLVATAGIAAAAPALTLLQPSAATAADAPNAPAVPTASATPTTAPVPPGAKGPAIPASGYLVQEIAHRTFCVTDGLYQSVFLVTADGVVVVDAPPTIGHNLLRAISGVTKKPVTHAVYSHHHADHIGAMGLFDGARRYAHRDVAALLRQTPDRNRPVPHTTFADHLTLHVGDDTLRLDYHGPNHSPGNIFVHLPAQRVLMLVDVIFPGWVPFAYLAESQDIPGYLAAPDQALGYGFDTFVGGHLTRLGTRDDITVHQQYVSELRAEAGRAISTFDPGQIYGEVDAHNPWAVFNAYLNGVADQAALAVVPRWTDRLGGADVYTSSNAYAVVESLRIDYGQLGPFGIRP